One window of Trifolium pratense cultivar HEN17-A07 linkage group LG5, ARS_RC_1.1, whole genome shotgun sequence genomic DNA carries:
- the LOC123884651 gene encoding uncharacterized protein LOC123884651 encodes MKAKLIVFPIRGRNWCFSRSIDHTLSASSSSSTASSQSPSSLKQLWKSINTGDKPINAKAELFTDYVANKMNNGWVGLEKAPDGSFKKKIHGLGLWLLSRVKPSEIFLKSISKEVTGVEVIYPSSLNAQLVRRRLRHIAMRGTIIHRKFFYGSISLIPLSSAFSVLPLPNVPFFWILYRSYSHWRALQGSEKLFQLVSDSGKSSNTCTDKKETEHDDSKNESLVSREPNWVLSPSQELENLVRREDGNDGLSRHTIEEICKIYDLNTKDVIKYEKSIF; translated from the exons aTGAAAGCCAAATTGATCGTTTTCCCAATTCGAGGAAGAAACTGGTGTTTCTCCAGATCCATTGATCACACTCTctctgcttcttcttcttcttcaaccgCTTCATCTCAATCGCCTTCATCTCTCAAACAACTATGGAAATCCATTAACACTGGTGATAAACCCATTAACGCTAAAGCTGAACTTTTTACTGATTACGTCGCTAACAAG ATGAATAATGGTTGGGTTGGTTTGGAAAAGGCACCTGATGGATCTTTCAAGAAGAAGATTCATGG ATTAGGGTTATGGCTTTTGTCTAGGGTTAAGCCATCAGAGATTTTTTTGAAATCTATATCAAAGGAAGTTACTGGTGTTGAAGTCATTTACCCATCAAG CTTGAATGCTCAACTTGTTCGTCGCAGACTAAGACATATTGCGATGAG GGGCACAATTATACACAGGAAATTCTTTTATGGTTCAATTTCATTGATTCCATTGTCCTCTGCATTTAGC GTTTTACCTTTGCCTAATGTCCCATTCTTCTGGATTTTATATCGCTCGTATTCTCATTGGAGGGCCCTTCAG GGAAGTGAGAAGCTGTTTCAACTAGTCTCAGATAGCGGCAAGTCATCAAATACTTGCACCGATAAGAAGGAAACTGAGCATGATGACTCCAAAAATGAAAGCCTTGTTTCACGTGAACCAAATTGG GTATTGAGTCCATCCCAAGAGCTTGAGAATCTTGTTCGTCGAGAAGATGGGAACGATGGCCTTAGTAGACACACCATCGAAGAAATTTGCAAGATATATGATTTGAACACCAAAGATGTTATCAAATACGAAAAGTCTATTTTTTAG
- the LOC123885647 gene encoding O-fucosyltransferase 36-like — MDSSSDEEDDHHHLINQNSTKPRTPPSITTTSAAAFHVEDLNSRLRRTNFTFQKKYIIAIFVILIVVLLFSIPNLRRYFSTASFISDSISDKMKESELRAIYLLRQQQLALSTAFNDSNVEDLKSALFKQISINNEIQQILLNPHRTGKLIDPEFNFRKLNFTSGNYDRCRTIDQNLSKRKTIEWNPKNGKFLVAICVSGQMSNHLICLEKHMFFAALLNRVLVIPSSKVDYQYDRVVDIDHINKCLGKKVVISFDEFSNVKKNHMHIDKFLCYFALPQPCYLADEKVKKLSGLGFSMSKPKAVWDDEDTRHPKKKTVQDVLAKFSYDDDVMAIGDVFYAEVEHEWVMQPGGPIAHQCKTLIEPNRLILLTAQRFIQTFLGRNFIALHFRRHGFLKFCNAKKPSCFYPIPQAADCILRVIERADAPIIYLSTDAAESETGLLQKLVVLNGKPVPLVIRPARNSAEKWDALLYRHGIEGDSQVEAMLDKTICAMSSVFIGAPGSTFTEDILRLRKDWGSASLCDEYLCQGEEPNIVAENE; from the exons ATGGATTCCTCTTCCGACGAAGAAGACGACCACCACCACCTCATCAACCAAAACTCAACAAAACCTCGAACTCCTCCCtccatcaccaccacctccGCCGCAGCATTTCACGTCGAAGATCTCAACTCACGACTCCGGCGAACCAATTTCACCTTCCAGAAAAAGTACATTATCGCCATTTTCGTTATCCTCATCGTCGTTCTCCTATTCTCAATTCCTAATCTCCGTCGTTACTTCTCCACCGCATCATTCATCTCCGATTCAATTTCCGATAAAATGAAGGAATCTGAATTACGCGCCATTTACCTCTTGCGTCAACAACAACTCGCTCTTTCCACCGCTTTCAACGATTCCAATGTCGAAGATCTGAAATCTGCACTATTCAAGCAAATTTCAATCAACAATGAAATTCAACAGATTTTGTTGAATCCGCATAGAACAGGCAAATTGATTGATCCTGAATTCAATTTCCGAAAATTGAATTTTACTAGTGGAAATTATGATAGGTGTAGAACAATTGATCAGAATTTATCAAAGAGAAAAACAATTGAATGGAACCCTAAAAATGGGAAATTTTTGGTAGCTATTTGTGTTTCAGGTCAAATGTCAAACCATTTGATTTGTTTGGAAAAGCATATGTTTTTTGCTGCTCTTCTTAATAGGGTTTTGGTGATTCCAAGTTCTAAAGTTGATTATCAATATGATAGAGTTGTTGATATTGATCATATTAATAAATGTTTAGGGAAAAAAGTTGTTATTTCTTTTGATGAATTTTCTAATGTTAAGAAGAATCACATGCATATTGATAAGTTTCTTTGTTATTTCGCTTTGCCGCAACCTTGTTATTTGGCTGATGAGAAGGTCAAGAAGTTGAGTGGTTTGGGTTTTTCTATGAGTAAACCTAAGGCTGTTTGGGATGATGAGGATACTCGGCATCCGAAGAAGAAGACTGTTCAGGATGTTTTGGCTAAGTTTtcttatgatgatgatgttatggCGATTGGTGATGTTTTTTATGCTGAAGTGGAGCATGAATGGGTTATGCAACCGGGTGGACCGATTGCTCATCAATGCAAGACTCTGATTGAACCTAATCGCCTTATTTTGCTTACTGCTCAGCGGTTTATTCAGACATTCCTTGGAAGGAATTTCATTGCGTTGCATTTTCGGAGACATGGTTTTTTGAAATTCTG TAATGCTAAAAAACCAAGTTGCTTTTACCCCATCCCTCAAGCAGCAGATTGCATCTTAAGGGTGATTGAAAGGGCCGATGCACCCATCATATATCTTTCTACGGATGCAGCAGAAAGTGAAACTGGTCTGCTTCAGAAACTGGTTGTGCTAAATGGCAAGCCTGTTCCACTTGTAATTCGGCCAGCCCGGAATTCAGCAGAAAAGTGGGATGCTTTGTTATACAGGCATGGTATTGAGGGAGATTCACAG GTCGAAGCTATGCTGGACAAGACTATATGTGCCATGTCTAGTGTGTTCATTGGAGCACCGGGTTCCACTTTCACTGAAGACATCCTGCGATTGAGAAAGGACTGGGGATCAGCATCGTTGTGTGATGAGTACCTTTGCCAAGGTGAAGAACCGAATATTGTAGCGGAAAATGAATGA
- the LOC123886419 gene encoding PKS-NRPS hybrid synthetase cheA-like — translation MAGKRELVLGICAPGIVEVPPDKPPSRPVAYEIDTSDHFYTEMVTPDRDELIRWAREIALKLKFAIVIGKSDNGSEKRKQYFRLDCERGGRYVSTNKKLKSDQTGMRKCGCPFRLRGYCHADKTWHLTVVNGKHNHELDKAVEGHLIVGRLKPEERQCMEEMSRNLVPPKNIMSTLKDRDPNNKTTAKQLYNLSHRLKLKMRASMTEMQHLSKRLVENGYFFKHRTVVADGSEHVQDIFFAHPKSISLFNSFPTVLLMDSTYKTNKYKMPLFEIVGFTSTGRSFNVGFAWLTNEREDNFTWALEQCVSLLRNEDVRPKVIVTDRDLALMNAVSEVFPTSAAMVCRFHVKKNVSSKMKEIVKIKNGENEKQTDVWDQITDAFNDVLESTTEKEYADNVMVFRELCARWPKFLRYVEETVLDTDKERVVNAWVDQHMHMGNHTTNRAESCHGVLKGYLKDGNGDLVKGWEAINKMLISQFTEVQGEFGRSMSVAEHRYDDDPLYAFLFYKISRKAMDHIYDEANRVEECGMDSKKCGCVMRRTYGLPCACLIAKKIKNNKPIRLDEIHPQWKKLCFEDEPAPGDVVDDYDCLAEWKAIQERLKTADVSVKNDIRNQLRLIAYPETTSVKPPLQKAKTKGARKKKSVRVTRSTSRDKSRWEHVDDHIAATQASQSKPTKSKPSTSQTVPEVPKELVISTLTPAPPAPPEIPFINHMPKFMHPFIEDIIDVEGDGYCGYRVVALHQKGNQQDFELIRLNMERELRLHKESYVELFDTERYKYVTDALFPPPRRSKHA, via the exons ATGGCGGGCAAACGAGAGCTTGTGCTAGGTATCTGTGCTCCGGGAATTGTTGAGGTTCCACCTGATAAACCTCCATCTAGACCTGTTGCATATGAGATTGATACATCGGATCATTTTTACACTGAAATGGTAACCCCTGACCGAGATGAGTTGATTAGATGGGCTCGGGAGATTGCCTTAAAGCTAAAGTTTGCAATTGTAATTGGCAAATCCGACAACGGCAGCGAAAAGAGGAAGCAATATTTCAGGTTGGATTGCGAGCGGGGAGGCCGGTACGTGTCAACAAATAAGAAGCTAAAATCTGATCAAACCGGCATGAGGAAATGCGGCTGTCCATTTCGACTCCGTGGTTATTGTCATGCCGATAAAACATGGCATTTGACCGTTGTAAACGGCAAACATAACCACGAGTTGGACAAGGCAGTTGAAGGCCATCTCATTGTCGGTCGTCTCAAACCGGAAGAAAGGCAATGTATGGAGGAAATGTCAAGGAATCTGGTTCCGCCTAAGAATATAATGTCCACATTGAAAGATAGGGATCCAAACAACAAGACAACGGCAAAGCAACTCTACAATTTAAGTCATcgattaaaacttaaaatgagGGCATCAATGACTGAAATGCAACACCTCTCCAAAAGACTTGTCGAgaacgggtattttttcaaacatagAACGGTTGTTGCAGACGGATCCGAACATGTTCAAGACATTTTCTTTGCACATCCTAAATCTATAAGTTTGTTCAATTCTTTTCCTACTGTGCTTTTGATGGATTCGacatacaaaacaaacaaatacaaaatgcCGTTATTTGAGATTGTCGGATTCACATCAACTGGGAGATCTTTCAATGTTGGATTTGCTTGGCTTACCAATGAAAGAGAGGACAACTTCACTTGGGCTCTAGAGCAGTGTGTCAGTCTCTTAAGGAATGAGGATGTTAGACCGAAGGTGATTGTCACCGATAGGGATTTGGCTCTGATGAATGCAGTTTCTGAGGTATTTCCAACATCGGCTGCAATGGTTTGTCGTTTCCATGTAAAAAAGAACGTGAGCTCTAAGATGAAGGAAATTGTGAAAATCAAGAATGGAGAGAATGAGAAGCAGACTGATGTGTGGGATCAAATCACCGATGCTTTTAATGATGTCTTAGAGTCGACAACGGAAAAGGAATATGCTGACAATGTTATGGTGTTTAGGGAGCTTTGTGCGAGATGGCCAAAGTTTTTGCGTTATGTTGAAGAGACTGTCCTAGACACTGATAAAGAAAGGGTTGTCAATGCTTGGGTAGACCAACATATGCACATGGGGAATCACACCACGAATAGAGCTGAATCATGTCATGGTGTGTTGAAAGGTTACTTGAAGGACGGTAACGGTGACTTGGTGAAAGGATGGGAAGCGATAAATAAGATGTTGATAAGTCAGTTCACCGAAGTACAAGGTGAATTCGGTCGGAGTATGTCTGTTGCGGAACACAGATACGATGATGATCCTCTTTACGCATTCTTGTTTTATAAAATCTCAAGAAAGGCTATGGATCACATTTATGACGAAGCAAACAGGGTCGAAGAATGTGGTATGGATAGCAAAAAGTGTGGCTGTGTTATGAGAAGGACATACGGGTTGCCATGTGCATGCTTGATTGCGAAGAAGatcaaaaataacaaacctatcCGACTTGATGAGATTCACCCTCAATGGAAGAAACTGTGTTTCGAAGATGAGCCGGCACCGGGCGACGTGGTTGACGATTATGATTGCTTGGCTGAGTGGAAAGCAATTCAG gAACGATTAAAAACAGCCGATGTTAGCGTGAAGAATGATATTAGGAATCAACTTCGTCTCATAGCATATCCAGAAACCACCTCTGTGAAACCTCCGCTTCAAAAGGCCAAAACAAAAGGtgctagaaagaaaaaatcagTTCGTGTCACAAGATCCACGAGCAGGGATAAGTCTCGGTGGGAGCATGTTGATGATCATATTGCAGCTACACAGGCATCTCAGTCGAAACCAACAAAGTCAAAGCCGTCGACTTCACAAACAGTGCCTGAGGTGCCTAAAGAACTCGTCATCAGTACTTTGACTCCAGCACCTCCAGCACCTCCTGAAATTCCTTTTATCAACCATATGCCGAAGTTCATGCACCCATTTATCGAAGATATTATTGACGTTGAAGGTGACGGTTATTGTGGATACCGTGTGGTAGCTTTGCACCAAAAAGGAAATCAACAAGATTTTGAGTTGATCAGACTGAACATGGAGAGGGAGCTGAGATTGCATAAGGAATCATATGTGGAGTTGTTCGATACTGAGCGTTACAAGTATGTCACGGATGCACTTTTCCCACCACCGAGAAGGAGTAAACATGCATAA